The following proteins are co-located in the Brachybacterium sacelli genome:
- a CDS encoding PH domain-containing protein, whose protein sequence is MHSPETDAGNTLVLRPRGATVLSILVWCILGAMALEAVLAAGARGLVVLPGLALISALIWAVLWAPRVVLHAQEVEVRNLLHTYRLPFPLIRAVRLGAMLRFEFTDGPDSPRTLTAWNAPGIRRDVGALGRTGGRSGGADQQRPTTGTQRRRALSQGERLRRDQSASRSAVVRERWEAWDEASASTATPGRDVRYERTLNTPVLLVLGVLIVVNVLTLVL, encoded by the coding sequence ATGCACAGCCCCGAGACCGATGCCGGGAACACCCTCGTCCTGCGCCCCCGCGGTGCGACCGTCCTGAGCATCCTCGTCTGGTGCATCCTCGGGGCGATGGCGCTCGAGGCGGTGCTCGCCGCCGGCGCGCGAGGCCTCGTCGTGCTCCCGGGGCTCGCGCTGATCTCCGCGCTGATCTGGGCTGTGCTCTGGGCACCGCGGGTCGTGCTGCACGCCCAGGAGGTCGAGGTGCGCAACCTCCTGCACACCTACCGGCTCCCGTTCCCGCTCATCAGAGCGGTGCGACTGGGAGCGATGCTCCGCTTCGAGTTCACCGACGGCCCGGACAGCCCTCGCACCCTCACCGCCTGGAACGCGCCCGGCATCCGCAGGGACGTCGGAGCGCTGGGCCGCACCGGCGGCAGGTCCGGCGGGGCGGACCAGCAGCGGCCGACGACGGGCACCCAGCGACGACGCGCCCTCTCCCAGGGGGAGCGGCTGCGGCGGGACCAGAGCGCCAGCCGCTCGGCCGTCGTGCGCGAGCGCTGGGAGGCCTGGGACGAGGCCTCCGCGTCGACGGCGACCCCGGGGCGCGACGTGCGGTACGAGCGCACCCTGAACACGCCCGTGCTCCTCGTGCTCGGCGTGCTGATCGTCGTCAACGTCCTCACCCTCGTGCTGTGA